A window of Magnolia sinica isolate HGM2019 chromosome 13, MsV1, whole genome shotgun sequence genomic DNA:
GTATCTAGTTAGTTGGATTTTGCCATGTAAGCCATCAATGGTGGTACCTACTAGATGAATAGTCAGGGTGACCACGGGATGGGGCCAAAGAGGCTTCGACTTTCCATAGCAAGCCTCTTCATTTTTATGTCACTTAACCTTTTCTCGTGCATACGTGCAGGTTATGTATAGTGTTTCTTACATTCAGTTGTATTGGGTATGCCATGCCTTTCATTCTGTGTGCAACGATCTGCTGCTGCTTGCCTTGTATTATTTCTGTCTTGGGCTTCCGAGAGGATCTGGGTCAGACCAGAGGAGCGACTCCGGAATCCATTGGTGCTTTGCCAACATACAAGTTCAAGTTGAAGAAAAACAGAAGCAGAGGAGAAAATGAAATCAGTTCAGAAGGTGGCAGTGAGGGCGGGATCTTTGCAGCTGGTACCAACAGGGAGAGGGTCATTTCAGCGGAAGATGCTGTAAGTCTTCTATCCTTTTAGAATTTTACTAATCCCACGCCCACCTCTCTACACATGCCAATGTAAGGGTGCCTTTTTTGCTTAGGTAGGCCTGAGAAAAATAATTTGCCATTCTTTTGGGATTCCTACTCTTTGGCAGTatttccaaaaatcatgaaacgGTACTCATGTGGATATAAAAGTGCTATTTCTTTCCAGTTCATCACAAAAGAGCCCTGTTTCATGATTATGGGAAATTTGAAATTATACTGAGTAGAACTCCTAGAATCACATATTcttattcataccttaaatggCTGGGAGCCAATTACAGTTGCATTTATTTATAAGTTTAGATTTTCCAAGCCTCCACAAACACAGACTAAATCGCATTGGGGATAAGAATGAGCGTGTTTGGGGTCTCTACtcggctcagtggtagacactgTGTCTCAactctgaggtcatgggtttgagaacccatgtgtgtgtggggtgagcgtttctcatctttcaaaaaaaaagaaaagaaaaaagaattagcCTGTTTGGAAGTTTCCTTAGCAGGTGGGATGGGTTTATATCGAAATCTCATTGGGGAgaagaatgggccccacaagctctgATACATTCTTATCCTACTTGTGATTTGAGAGGGTAGAAACTGGGAAATATGGGGGTGTAAGAGTGTGTGTTTCtcgtctttcaaaaaaaaaaaaaaagaattagccTGTTTGGAAGTTTCTTTAGCAGGTGGGATGGGTTTATATTGAAATCTCATTGGGGAgaagaatgggccccacaagctctgATACATTCTTATCCTACTTGGGATTTGAGAGAGTAGAAACTGGGAAATCTGGAGGCTGTCTTATGTGGTTCCTATCCCATCCCTGACCGCCCCAAACACAAGGTGGATTTGTTTCACATTTTCCATTTGAGCTGTGCTTGTTTGACACATCATGTCATTTCCGATGCCAACACCCTTCTATAATCTTCCAAATTGCCATCTACAatgaatgggttttttttttttttttttatcactttTCAAGATCAAGCACGTTcagaatgcaaaataaacattcgatgATTCTCTCATTCAATATATTGGTTACAGGTATGCTGCATTTGCCTGGCAAAATACGCAGACAATGACGAGCTTCGGGAGCTGCCATGTTCACATTTCTTCCACATGCAATGTGTGGACGAGTGGCTGAAGATAAATGCATCGTGCCCACTCTGCAAGGCTGAGGTGGGGGAGAGCATAGCTTCCTTATCCAGCCCGAATTCCAGCTGGCTCACGGGTGAGCGGAGGGTGGGGAATGGGTCCACAAGCGATGCGTACAGGAGCTCCATGCTTTGATCAGGGAGATTGCACAGTGCATATGAATAGGTATGGGTGGCCTGCAAATTCTATGTATGGAGACTCAGAGATAAATGGAGATCAATGGATTCCTATGTCTCCCATTAGAATCCTTTGGTTCCTTTGATAAATGGCTATGCTTTGAGATCCTCCACAGCCACTTCCCACAGGGCAATCTCCCCTGGTCTGATGTGCCATGGTTCGGGTACATGGAAATTGAATTGAAAATATCTTAGGATAGGAGGAAAAGATTAGATATGATTTGGACGGATGCGAGCTCTATGAACATGTTGATTTTGACCTGTTTGCCCGCCTTTCCACTTGCTGAAGCCCGGGTTTTTAACAGGATCAGCCAGACGATTACCGGATGGAAGAACCATAAACAATAAGCTTACATATTATGGAAATTGTCATAACGACAGATTCTTGAAGTTATTTCCGTATATGCTTTGTTTGCTTTGGCTTGTGAAACAACGCAATATGATGATTTCCTCAGGGCACATTTGGCTACTTTTGGGTGCTCCGGCATGGAGTTTGGGTGGCGGTGGTGGATCTTATGGATTTGCATTATGTTGTTGTAGGCCATTTTACACTCTATACCTGTTGTGCTGGACCCGCACCGGAAATGTGGGGACATCAAAATAAAGGAATTTAaggacctttaaaaaaaaaaaaaagattcttgTTTGTAAATTTCATTCAGTGGGACTTTCGTTTGTGGATCATGTCTCAAACCCCTCGGAATGTTGGTTGGTCTGATTATGGTGCTGCTCGCTATTGAAATTGTGACCTATTGAATTGTGGTGGGGGTTATGTTAGTTTGGTGAAGTGTTGGTTGGATAATGCGAAAATCTGAATCTGATATCTGACTTGGACATCCGATATCTGTGTTTACATATATTTCATGGATGATATACAAATTCATATATGTAGGTAACACCTGAGGGAAGAGTTGGTATGGTTGGATGTGGATGACCACCAATATAaccttccaatccattcataagatgttACATTATTAGGAATAATGGATACCCCAAAATTAGTACACATTCCAAAACTCTCCGTAGCCGCATCACATGATTTTGGAGGTTCTAGGAATAATTCATCATTTGgttgcccacctgagttttggacctaTTGAATTGTAATTTTTTGTAGAGCAGTTTTGCCGGACCAATCCTCTGAAACTACTGTTTTTTACAGGGGGCCTAGAGCATGAAAGGTTTGTGGGCACACTACATTGGTTGTGGGAAATCCGCTCTGTGCATAAGGTATGGCCCTAGATTTTAAACCCGGGGCCAAACAATAGCCAGATCCACAACTCATGTGGGATCGATGTTGCCAGGCTTTTGGTGAGATGATTGTGATTTAGTTGTCTATGGGAAAGTCCTGCAGCCTTACATTCGAGAGCAACGATGTAGCGTTTTGTAGCAGCCTTCTATTCGAGACCAACAATCCAGCGTTGTGTTCATGGATGTAGGATTTTCCATTGGAGACCAACAATCTAGTTAGACCGAAACTACATTAAGGGTGCGAGGGATGGAGGATAAGCAACGTTGTGCGCTGTAGAGTAGAGTTTGTGGTGTGGGTACCAAGCTATTCGCTCTTTGCTTTATTCATGGACATGCAGAAGGGTGCCTGGCATATGATTTTAAGAATGAcctttttaattttcatttcaGCCTATTAGCAAATCAACAGACGTGGTTACGTTCCATGTTCTTCGCAGAATCAACAAATCATCAAACAACAGTAGCCTATGTATTTTACCATGTGTACTGAGAAGAAATTACTaaaaaatctttgatactctagcaacatgttggatgataagcaggcacttaGAAAGTACTGAAAAACTGTATACTATAcaggtaattcaaattaaatcagcTAAATTATATATacaagtttagatgtatcataaaaCAAAACctttatttaattatctgactACAGAGTAATGGGCTTTTATTGACGGTTAATAGTGATAACTATCCATCAatcctatttcaataaacaagtgtccacgaatcagcggttaggattgttcaaccaatccgaCTTCTGGACTGTAACTTAAAGATAAGGATCTCCACAATTTTTATAGTTTAACTTGGGTTAATATATGCCCGCGTATTAAGTGTTATACCCAGACAGAGTATTATGTAAAACCCTCGTAATATCCTGAGTTTTGTCAGAGTATACGTTAACAATGTGCACTGCCTAATGAATGGCCTACGTTAATCATGGGTGTCATCCAACGGTGGGAACGAGGCCATGCATagtaactgtgggccccacattctatcaaaacccttttttttttttttttttttataactaatTTATAAACAGGAGGCAATCAGAGAGAGACATATCATCAGCATCATCAAATGGCTTTAACAAAGTCAGTTTTATTAATAGAGAATCCGAACTTATATCTACTAACAGCTTCTACAGCTTCTTCGTTCTTCCCATTCGCATGCAAAAGTCCCATGTAACTCACACCAACACCCATGCTATCGTAGCCACCAAAAGAGAGAAAGCTGCACTCCCTACAATATCCATTTTCTCTCCCTCATTGCTGTTTGGACTCGCCTTCGAATCCGAactcgaagaagaagaagaagaagaaggtgaggtTGATGAAGAAGGTGATGTTGACGAAGACGATGATGACGACCCACTTGTTGTAGTTGAATCTGTATTCGCATCCTTGAATATCTTCGCATCAGGTGAGTCTGGTGGAAGCTTCAGAATCGCTGAAGAAAATCAAACCGTTAgcagaacaaaaaaaaaataaaatcaagatggGCTCACATGGTTACATGGTAGGATGATCTGGACCTTCCATTTTGTGGGGTCTACCTTGGATGGGCTACTTAGTAGAAATAAAATAGTCTAATATAGAAAGGGAAGTTGGTTTAGAGTATACCGGGGCAGTCGGAGACTTTGGCGTCGATGTTGCAGGCGGAGGGCATCTGTAAAGCTAATGTGGTGTTGACAGGGAGGGCCATGGACGGATCGGCGCTCTCCTTTATGAGGACACACAGGCATTTGGGCTTCTTGCTTCGAACTTTCACGGTGTCGTCGCAGCATTGCTGCGTTGGCTTCTTCGCGCTACCGCTCACGTATGGAATGCAAGACGCCAGGTTCTGTAGCTGGTCTGCGCAGTCCTGCTCGTCTTGTTCTATCGTTGCTTTTGAAAGAGCTGCTGCCATTACAAGACACACCACAACTAAGCTGTATttcgccatctctctctctctctctctctctctctctctctctctctccttcttgtcTTTCTGGTCTGGGCTGGTATTTAAAGGGGTTCGCTGCATGTGTTCGAAGCAATGTGACAAACATTGCTGAGATTTTGAACATCTCACGATATTTACACGGAAAATTAATCAAACGATATTAGTGTGATAGTATCGCGATATTTTAAAAATCTCGTCTGTcttaaattttcatgatattattTCGAAATTATCACGATTTTAGCCTAATAAATATCTAAAAGttcattttaattcatttttactCTGCACTTTAAAGTGTGGGATTTTTACTACAAACCTAACAAATTAGAATTTTACCAAATAATATCTTTAAGAACGAAACTGCTAGGGAAGAGTGATTTTTTATCTGTGAATTTTGGCCAACATgccctgctttttttttttcacatagaTGCCACATAGATGTTGGGGGCGAAAGCATGCATAGATGAATCAAGTAGAGATTTTCAATAGCACAATCAACCATAATCTCAAAGACtttgaatttaacgtggaaaatatcctttcaaaaaaaaaaagaagccataaCACAAAGCGAAaaatcactatgaaagtaaaaattaTAAGAGACAGAaattatccgattcgaacaagccttaaatctcccttacaagccccttgaaaccctaggaacaAATTGGAAAACCCTTGAGATCTATATCCTATTcccaattacacacacacacacacacacatatatatgggaaaatgtTCTATcccgtcgagctcatgggaactacTCCCCATgaagttgagctgtgtgggcctcaccatgatgtatgtcgaacatctaccctattagtcagatgcaacattccatagtgggcctagggcttaaaaatcaagtcaatccgtgacttgtgtgggccacaccacatacaaagttgagaggggttacccgccattaaagcattcataattattttttgggcccaccgagatgtggttcacaaatctagcccatccattatgtgtgttccacttggatgaggggtcagaccaagtttcagacatatccaaattttaggtgggccccaccaagtgcttttatatgttttaggcatgtcttcacatgagtttagatggtatggcctacttgagatccgtatatggctgatttttgagatatcccataatttaaaagggacccatcaaatgcacagtgttgatgttcgacatacatcatggtggggcccatagagctcaacctcatgg
This region includes:
- the LOC131224072 gene encoding non-specific lipid transfer protein GPI-anchored 14-like, with product MAKYSLVVVCLVMAAALSKATIEQDEQDCADQLQNLASCIPYVSGSAKKPTQQCCDDTVKVRSKKPKCLCVLIKESADPSMALPVNTTLALQMPSACNIDAKVSDCPAILKLPPDSPDAKIFKDANTDSTTTSGSSSSSSSTSPSSSTSPSSSSSSSSSDSKASPNSNEGEKMDIVGSAAFSLLVATIAWVLV